The DNA segment TTTAATTTCACTGCGGTGCGAGTCGGTTTCGTAAGGACATAATTTTATCTGTTTTTGGTATCCTTGATTTATTGCGTATTGTTTTATGTCCGACTCTATTTCAAGGCAAAGTGGTCGTATCAGTGTTAATGGCATCTTCTTGAACTTGAGTTTTACGGGCATTGTGGAGAAGTGCCCTTGAAATATCTCGTTCATTAGTGTAGTGTGTATAATGTCGTCAAAATGATGACCGAATGCTATTTTGTTGCATCCTAATTCTTGTGCCAGATTGAAAATATTTTTTCTTCGATTCCATGAACATAGGAAGCATGGTGACTTACGGTTGTCTGTGCTTGCATCAAATTCTGTTGTAATTATATGAAGTGGAACATCGTATTGTGAAGCAAAACTTTTAAGGTATTCAGTGTCTGTTTCGTATTTGATATTTTTCATACGAATATGTACAGCTTCTACTTTAAAAGTTGGTTTCTGTATCTTCATTCTTCTAGCTAATAACTCAAGCAGACAAAGTGAATCTTTACCACCAGAGAGTCCTATGAGAATATGATCACCGTCATCTATAAGTCTATACTCTGATAATGCTTTTCGAAAGCGACTTATGATTTTTTGTTCTAGCTTTTGTTTAACTGTCTTTGTTGGCATAAATCAATTGCTTTTTATTGACTTTATTATTTTAGAAAAACAAGATATACTGCTCCAATTAATAATACGAATGCTGCATAATGGTTCCATCTCAGACCTTGATTTTGGAACATAATATTTACAATCACAGCAAAAACGATAAGACTGATACACTCTTGAATAACTTTTAGTTGTACAAGATTGAAAGGGCCTCCGTTGTCTACAAAACCTAAACGATTGGCCGGTACTTGACAACAATACTCGAAGAATGCAATTCCCCATGAAAATAAGATAACACATATTATCGGCCAGTTACTACTGATACCTGTCTGCTGTAATTTTAAATGCCCGTACCAGGCAAGTGTCATAAACACATTACTAAGTACGAGCAATATGATTGTATATAATCCGTTCACTATTTCTGAAGTTGCTTATCCATACTAGCAGCCGCCTTACGACCATCACCCATGGCAAGGATAACTGTAGCGCCACCGCGTACAATATCACCACCGGCATATATCTCAGGGCGTGAAGACTGCATGTTTTCATTTACTACAATGGTATTTTTTCTTCCTAGTTCAAGTCCAGTAATAGACTTAGGAACGAGTGGGTTAGGAGATACGCCGACTGCAACAATTACCTGATCAACATCTAATGTTTTTGTTTTTCCAGGGATTGGTTCCGGACTACGGCGACCGCTTGCATCCGGTTCTCCTAGTTGCATCTCTTGCAGTATCGCTTGTTTTACTGCTCCATTTTCGTCAGCAATATATTCAAGCGGATTGTGTAAGGTTAAGAA comes from the Xylanibacter oryzae DSM 17970 genome and includes:
- a CDS encoding tRNA 2-thiocytidine biosynthesis TtcA family protein; protein product: MPTKTVKQKLEQKIISRFRKALSEYRLIDDGDHILIGLSGGKDSLCLLELLARRMKIQKPTFKVEAVHIRMKNIKYETDTEYLKSFASQYDVPLHIITTEFDASTDNRKSPCFLCSWNRRKNIFNLAQELGCNKIAFGHHFDDIIHTTLMNEIFQGHFSTMPVKLKFKKMPLTLIRPLCLEIESDIKQYAINQGYQKQIKLCPYETDSHRSEIKQLFDQIEKMNPEARYSIWNSLESEGKLIEGL
- a CDS encoding DMT family protein, yielding MNGLYTIILLVLSNVFMTLAWYGHLKLQQTGISSNWPIICVILFSWGIAFFEYCCQVPANRLGFVDNGGPFNLVQLKVIQECISLIVFAVIVNIMFQNQGLRWNHYAAFVLLIGAVYLVFLK